The proteins below are encoded in one region of bacterium BMS3Abin08:
- the dnaE gene encoding DNA polymerase III subunit alpha, whose translation MKHSDFVPLHLHTEYSLLDGAIKIAEVIEKASEFRMPAVAITDHGNLFGTVKFYKAATKAGLKPIIGCEVYVAPESRLKKQQSPDGETAFHLVLLARNHDGYRNLVTLVSRSYLEGFYYKPRIDHDLLEQFSGGLIGLSSCLHGEIPYHLSRGNTDRARKAALRYKEILGPENFFLELQDNGLKAQYEVNRKLCDLSRELHIGLVATNDCHYLTKEDSRAHDILLCIQTGKTINTKERMRFETDQLFFKSPEEMKRAFSEIPEAILNTREIAERCNLDFQLGRTMLPRFEIEDGTPPEEYLQRLAAEGLREKFGAATPPGAYMERLSYEIDVIRNMGFASYFLIVWDFINYARRRGIPVGPGRGSAAGSLVAYSLDITEIDPIRYNLLFERFLNPERISMPDIDVDFCKDRRGEVISYVAGKYGADQVAQIITFGTMAARAVIRDVGRAMDIPYAEVDRIAKLVPGGINVKIHDALKAEPKLKELYDTNPAIKELIDIAKRLEGLSRHASTHAAGVVISPTPLTDYTPLYKNPSEETIITQFDMKSVETMGLLKFDFLGLKTLTVIEKTLKYLKASGKDIDIKTIPLDDGKSYNLLSSGNTTGVFQLESSGMKDLLVKLQPNRFEDLIALVALYRPGPLGSGMDIDFIKRKKGEEKVTYEVPQLKDILDETYGTILYQEQVMRIANKLAGFSMGQADILRKAMGKKQMDQMEKLRDEFVKGSVGNGIPEQKAIKIFETMEYFAKYGFNKSHSAAYAFLAYQTAYLKTHFPVEFMAANLSEEESTDKIVKFINDCRSMNIDILPPDINLSNREFTVVGNSIRFGLDAVKGVGGAAVQQILEARQEGMFNSIEDFVKRVDTRKVNKKVIESLVKAGTLDTIVQQDKDGKERTDSTPKIRAVAMEMITNLIDSRNRMSLFGQQSFFEQSSHDEGVTPWTEEELLNAEKETLGFYITGHPIERFKKYLGIIGTQSITNLELLDDHANVIISGIITVLKRTLTKGKSEPMAALIIEDETGPVECIAFPDVYRNSSDILVKNNLILLFGVTDKSEKGIKVLAREITTIEDAFIKGNFRLELKLGEDRIEDGLLSSLKGTFDGAQGSCPVYIRLQGHDSETVILTEHNITPDFGIIDRLSELVGEESLFLIQNNGVKYRKALSNTTS comes from the coding sequence ATGAAGCATTCCGACTTTGTCCCCCTGCATTTACATACCGAATACAGTCTCCTTGACGGTGCTATCAAGATAGCGGAAGTTATTGAAAAAGCATCAGAATTCAGGATGCCTGCCGTGGCCATCACTGATCATGGGAACCTGTTCGGTACGGTAAAATTTTACAAGGCCGCTACAAAGGCCGGGCTGAAACCGATAATAGGATGCGAGGTCTATGTAGCACCAGAGAGCAGGTTAAAAAAGCAACAGAGCCCCGATGGAGAAACCGCCTTTCACCTTGTCCTTCTGGCAAGAAACCACGATGGCTACCGCAATCTGGTTACACTGGTCAGCCGGTCATATCTGGAGGGGTTTTATTATAAGCCCCGGATAGACCACGATCTTCTTGAGCAGTTCAGCGGCGGTCTGATCGGGCTCAGTTCCTGTCTGCATGGCGAGATCCCTTATCATCTGTCAAGGGGCAATACCGATAGGGCACGTAAGGCGGCATTGAGATATAAAGAGATACTCGGGCCTGAGAACTTCTTTCTCGAGCTCCAGGACAACGGGCTTAAAGCACAGTATGAGGTAAACAGGAAACTCTGCGACCTCTCCAGGGAACTCCATATCGGACTTGTCGCCACCAATGACTGCCACTACCTGACAAAGGAGGACTCCCGTGCACACGACATACTCCTCTGTATACAGACGGGAAAGACTATAAACACCAAGGAACGGATGAGGTTTGAAACCGACCAGCTCTTTTTCAAGAGTCCTGAAGAGATGAAGAGAGCATTCTCGGAGATACCGGAGGCAATCCTAAACACGAGAGAGATCGCTGAAAGATGCAACCTTGATTTCCAGCTTGGAAGAACCATGCTCCCAAGATTTGAAATTGAAGACGGGACGCCCCCCGAGGAGTATCTCCAGAGGCTTGCAGCAGAGGGACTCAGGGAAAAGTTCGGCGCCGCTACCCCGCCGGGGGCCTACATGGAAAGACTCAGCTATGAGATCGATGTGATCAGGAACATGGGGTTTGCCTCCTATTTTCTGATCGTATGGGATTTCATCAACTATGCACGTCGGAGGGGGATTCCCGTTGGGCCCGGCAGGGGCTCGGCCGCAGGAAGCCTCGTAGCATACAGCCTCGATATCACGGAGATCGATCCGATCAGGTACAACCTCCTTTTTGAGCGGTTCCTGAATCCGGAACGCATCAGCATGCCCGATATAGATGTAGACTTCTGCAAGGACAGGCGGGGTGAGGTCATAAGCTATGTTGCCGGGAAATACGGCGCTGACCAGGTTGCCCAGATAATTACCTTCGGAACAATGGCTGCCCGGGCCGTCATCCGTGATGTCGGCCGTGCAATGGACATCCCCTACGCCGAAGTGGACAGGATAGCCAAACTCGTTCCGGGTGGAATAAACGTCAAGATTCATGATGCGCTCAAAGCCGAACCCAAGCTGAAGGAGCTGTACGATACCAACCCGGCCATAAAAGAACTCATCGACATTGCCAAGAGGCTTGAGGGTCTGTCACGACATGCCTCCACACATGCTGCGGGGGTTGTTATCTCCCCCACTCCCCTTACAGACTACACCCCCCTATACAAGAACCCCTCTGAAGAAACGATCATTACCCAGTTTGACATGAAGTCCGTTGAGACGATGGGCCTGCTCAAGTTTGACTTTCTCGGGCTGAAAACACTCACCGTGATCGAAAAAACCCTGAAATACCTCAAGGCTTCGGGAAAGGATATCGATATCAAAACAATCCCACTCGACGACGGCAAGAGCTATAACCTCCTATCCTCCGGAAACACCACGGGTGTATTTCAGCTTGAGAGCTCCGGCATGAAAGACCTCCTTGTAAAACTCCAGCCCAACAGGTTTGAGGATCTTATCGCCCTTGTTGCGCTTTACCGGCCCGGTCCACTCGGCAGTGGAATGGATATAGACTTTATAAAACGGAAAAAGGGAGAAGAAAAAGTAACCTACGAGGTCCCCCAGTTGAAGGATATCCTCGATGAGACCTACGGCACCATACTATACCAGGAACAGGTAATGCGAATCGCAAACAAGCTGGCGGGATTTTCCATGGGACAGGCCGATATCCTGAGAAAGGCTATGGGAAAGAAACAGATGGACCAGATGGAGAAGCTCAGGGATGAATTTGTAAAGGGGTCGGTCGGTAACGGCATCCCTGAGCAGAAGGCGATAAAGATCTTCGAGACCATGGAATACTTCGCAAAGTACGGGTTCAACAAGTCACACTCTGCGGCCTATGCTTTTCTGGCCTATCAGACTGCATATCTCAAGACCCATTTCCCCGTGGAGTTTATGGCGGCAAACCTCTCGGAAGAGGAATCCACGGACAAGATCGTCAAGTTCATCAATGATTGCCGTTCGATGAATATCGATATTCTCCCCCCGGATATAAACCTCAGCAATCGCGAGTTCACAGTCGTCGGCAACTCAATCCGTTTTGGTCTCGATGCGGTAAAGGGGGTGGGTGGAGCAGCAGTGCAGCAAATCCTCGAAGCCCGGCAGGAGGGTATGTTTAACTCCATCGAGGACTTTGTGAAGCGGGTAGATACCAGGAAGGTCAACAAGAAGGTCATCGAGTCCCTTGTAAAGGCAGGTACGCTTGACACCATTGTGCAGCAAGACAAGGATGGTAAGGAGAGAACCGATTCAACACCGAAGATCAGGGCCGTTGCAATGGAGATGATAACGAACCTCATCGATAGCCGTAACAGGATGTCACTGTTCGGACAGCAGAGTTTTTTTGAGCAGTCATCCCATGATGAGGGTGTGACCCCCTGGACAGAAGAAGAACTGCTGAATGCAGAAAAGGAGACCCTTGGGTTCTATATCACGGGACATCCCATTGAGCGGTTCAAGAAATATCTCGGGATTATCGGGACTCAGAGTATCACCAACCTCGAACTCCTCGATGATCATGCCAACGTCATAATATCAGGTATAATAACCGTGCTCAAACGCACCCTCACAAAGGGGAAATCCGAGCCGATGGCAGCCCTTATAATAGAGGATGAAACGGGCCCCGTCGAATGTATTGCCTTTCCCGATGTCTATCGCAACAGCTCCGACATCCTTGTCAAAAACAACCTGATACTCCTTTTCGGGGTTACCGACAAGAGTGAAAAGGGGATAAAGGTCCTTGCAAGGGAAATAACAACTATTGAGGATGCATTCATTAAGGGCAATTTCAGGCTGGAACTTAAACTCGGAGAAGACAGGATAGAGGACGGTCTTCTCAGCAGCCTCAAGGGTACTTTCGACGGCGCACAGGGCAGTTGTCCCGTCTACATAAGGCTGCAGGGCCATGACTCGGAAACCGTCATCCTGACAGAGCATAATATTACACCTGATTTTGGTATAATTGACAGGTTGAGTGAACTTGTAGGAGAAGAGTCCTTGTTTTTGATACAGAACAACGGGGTAAAATACAGGAAGGCCCTCAGCAACACCACGTCTTAA
- the accA gene encoding acetyl-coenzyme A carboxylase carboxyl transferase subunit alpha, which yields MRYYLDFEKPVQELDLKIEELKRLSNGSVHGTNSELQRLEQKAGELRKHIFSRLTPWQRTLIARHPDRPYTSDYIRLLTDDFIELHGDRKFSDDKAIIGGIGSISDTRLVIIGHQKGRGTKERIVRNFGQPHPEGYRKALRLMNLGVRFKLPILTFIDTPGAFPGIGAEERGQAVAIATNLMEMSLMRTQIVSIVIGEGGSGGALALSVADRLFMLENSVYSVISPEGCAAILWNKNSKLGAKEYSRAAESLRLTARDLFDMKIIDGIVPEPMGGAHIRPEKTAENIKDTLLKTLKDLQGIPLDVLLKERYEKLLRIGVRSGTEQG from the coding sequence ATGCGATACTATCTTGATTTTGAAAAACCGGTACAGGAACTCGATTTGAAGATCGAGGAACTGAAACGCCTGAGTAACGGCAGCGTTCACGGTACAAACAGTGAACTTCAGAGGCTCGAACAGAAGGCCGGGGAATTGCGGAAACATATCTTCTCACGCCTGACCCCCTGGCAGAGAACCCTGATTGCGCGTCATCCCGACAGGCCCTACACCTCGGACTATATCAGACTCTTAACAGACGATTTCATTGAACTCCACGGCGACAGGAAGTTCTCCGATGACAAGGCTATTATCGGCGGGATCGGCAGCATATCAGACACACGTCTTGTGATAATAGGTCACCAGAAGGGAAGGGGCACGAAGGAAAGAATAGTCCGCAATTTCGGCCAGCCCCACCCCGAGGGCTACAGGAAGGCATTAAGGCTTATGAACCTTGGTGTAAGATTCAAGCTTCCAATCCTTACATTTATTGATACTCCCGGTGCCTTTCCAGGGATCGGCGCTGAAGAAAGGGGCCAGGCAGTGGCCATAGCCACAAACCTCATGGAGATGTCTCTGATGAGGACACAAATAGTCTCCATCGTGATTGGTGAGGGGGGCAGTGGAGGGGCTCTTGCCCTCTCAGTTGCCGACAGGCTCTTTATGCTTGAAAACTCCGTCTATTCAGTTATATCCCCCGAGGGATGTGCCGCTATCCTCTGGAATAAGAACAGTAAGCTTGGCGCCAAAGAATATTCCCGTGCAGCTGAATCACTCAGGCTTACCGCCAGGGACCTCTTTGATATGAAGATCATCGACGGTATAGTTCCCGAGCCGATGGGCGGGGCACACATAAGACCCGAGAAGACAGCTGAGAATATCAAGGATACGCTTCTCAAGACCCTCAAGGACCTGCAAGGCATCCCCCTTGATGTCCTCCTGAAAGAGCGTTACGAAAAGCTTCTCAGGATAGGTGTCCGCTCCGGTACGGAACAGGGTTAA
- the rpoA gene encoding DNA-directed RNA polymerase subunit alpha: MSLKTIGFQFPQEIAFEEETLTDTYGKLTVEPFERGYGTTIGNSLRRVLLSSIEGAAIIQVKLPGVLHEFQAIKGVQEDMVDIILNLKKIRFKMDGDSTRIARIDITGPKKVSGADIQCEANLDVLTLDLPVATVDKGAEFHAELYVNRGRGYVSSEMNKDKNQSIDIVSVDALFSPIRKVNFRVEKARVGRATDYDRLVFELWTDGSITPPKAITKAAGILIEYLDLFVFDEIEEEMADPEESGDGTYTIDDSEFNENLLKSVDELELSVRSYNCLKNANIRILADLVQRSEHDMLKTKNFGRKSLNEIKEILHRMGLGFAMKIDPEALEKYKTEGGAEKNAS, encoded by the coding sequence ATGAGTTTAAAGACAATAGGCTTTCAATTTCCTCAAGAGATAGCCTTTGAAGAGGAAACCCTCACGGACACATACGGGAAACTGACCGTTGAGCCCTTTGAGCGTGGATATGGAACAACCATTGGAAATTCCCTCCGAAGGGTGTTGCTGTCTTCCATTGAAGGCGCTGCAATAATCCAGGTAAAGCTGCCGGGTGTGCTCCATGAATTCCAGGCCATAAAGGGGGTTCAAGAGGATATGGTCGATATAATCCTGAACCTGAAGAAGATAAGATTCAAGATGGATGGGGATTCAACGCGTATTGCCAGGATTGATATAACCGGTCCAAAGAAGGTCTCCGGAGCTGATATTCAGTGCGAAGCAAATCTCGATGTTCTGACCCTGGATCTGCCTGTTGCCACAGTTGACAAGGGCGCCGAGTTCCATGCGGAGTTATATGTGAATAGGGGCAGGGGCTATGTCTCATCAGAAATGAATAAGGATAAAAACCAGTCGATAGACATAGTCTCGGTCGATGCCCTCTTCAGTCCAATCAGGAAGGTGAACTTCCGGGTTGAGAAGGCAAGGGTTGGTAGGGCAACAGATTATGACAGGCTTGTTTTTGAGCTATGGACCGACGGAAGTATTACACCCCCCAAGGCAATTACTAAGGCGGCAGGTATACTTATAGAGTACCTTGATCTCTTTGTATTTGATGAAATCGAGGAGGAGATGGCGGACCCCGAGGAGTCGGGGGATGGTACATATACCATTGACGATTCAGAGTTTAACGAGAATCTTCTCAAGTCGGTAGATGAGCTTGAGCTTTCAGTAAGGTCATACAACTGTCTTAAGAACGCTAACATAAGGATTCTGGCGGATCTTGTCCAGAGGAGTGAACATGATATGCTTAAGACAAAAAACTTTGGAAGGAAATCCCTTAACGAGATAAAGGAAATCCTTCACAGGATGGGGCTCGGTTTTGCGATGAAGATTGACCCTGAAGCTCTTGAGAAGTATAAGACTGAAGGAGGTGCTGAAAAGAATGCGTCATAG
- the rluB gene encoding ribosomal large subunit pseudouridine synthase B, with the protein MEERIQKILSKAGIASRRKAEEIIREGRVEVNGGVVTLGMKADPERDYIRVDGRLVIKPEPKTYLMLNKPKGVLTTLEDPEGRLTIREFLRGVKLRVYPVGRLDFHSEGLLLITNDGELAFRIIHPSHKIPKTYLVKSKGIIEEEDLDKVRRGIMLEDALTAPARIKRIRISGTERNSWLEVTIYEGRKRQIRRMFQGVGHPVLKLKRIRIDGIFLGDLPAGHWRYLTPEEVKRLKKSVKLNG; encoded by the coding sequence ATGGAAGAAAGGATACAGAAGATACTCTCAAAGGCGGGGATAGCCTCAAGACGCAAGGCCGAGGAGATCATCAGGGAAGGCCGTGTCGAGGTAAACGGCGGTGTAGTTACCCTTGGTATGAAAGCAGACCCGGAAAGGGACTACATCAGGGTCGACGGCAGGCTGGTTATCAAGCCTGAGCCAAAGACATACCTTATGCTGAACAAGCCAAAGGGGGTGCTTACCACATTGGAGGACCCCGAGGGAAGGCTGACCATCAGGGAGTTTCTGAGGGGCGTCAAGCTCAGGGTCTATCCCGTAGGAAGGCTTGACTTTCACTCTGAGGGGCTCTTGCTCATTACAAACGACGGTGAGCTTGCCTTCAGGATTATCCATCCATCCCATAAGATTCCGAAGACCTACCTTGTGAAGTCAAAGGGAATAATTGAGGAAGAGGACCTGGATAAAGTCCGCAGAGGCATCATGCTGGAGGATGCACTTACGGCCCCGGCACGTATAAAGAGGATCAGGATATCCGGGACAGAGAGGAACTCCTGGCTGGAGGTGACCATATATGAGGGCAGAAAGAGGCAGATAAGGAGGATGTTTCAGGGGGTGGGACATCCTGTCCTGAAGCTCAAAAGGATAAGGATTGATGGAATATTCCTTGGGGACCTTCCGGCAGGACATTGGCGGTACCTCACCCCGGAAGAGGTAAAAAGACTGAAGAAAAGTGTTAAACTAAACGGTTGA
- the rplQ gene encoding 50S ribosomal protein L17: MRHRVKRKHFGRTANQRKALFRNLMVNLFLHERIETTVAKAKAVRRLAEKVVTLGKKDDLHSKRLALSRVPNRTAVAKLFSEIAPRFKERNGGYLRVIKSRTRLKDQAPLAVLEFVDYEQRRQAAGGSKKSKKKD, encoded by the coding sequence ATGCGTCATAGGGTAAAGAGGAAACATTTCGGCAGGACCGCCAACCAGAGAAAGGCCCTTTTCAGGAATCTCATGGTGAATCTTTTTCTCCATGAACGTATCGAGACCACCGTGGCAAAGGCCAAGGCGGTCAGAAGGCTTGCAGAAAAGGTGGTTACTCTTGGTAAAAAGGATGATTTGCATTCAAAGAGACTTGCCCTTTCTCGCGTTCCAAACCGCACTGCCGTTGCCAAGCTGTTCTCAGAGATAGCCCCGAGATTCAAGGAACGAAACGGCGGTTATTTGAGGGTTATCAAGTCAAGGACGAGACTTAAGGATCAGGCACCGCTGGCAGTGCTTGAGTTTGTCGACTATGAGCAGAGGCGCCAGGCTGCAGGGGGCTCAAAGAAATCCAAGAAAAAGGATTAA